From the Microbacterium sp. W4I4 genome, one window contains:
- a CDS encoding TetR/AcrR family transcriptional regulator, whose amino-acid sequence MVRPRFTRLPAAQQQAIVQAALDEFATRGFHDASLNRVIDAAGISKGSMYYYFDGKEDLYAYVAQSGLAGLFEQVGPLPDLDSGDADAFWSILSDYYLRLMRVLAASPQLAAMLRGWAAAAKSPASQQAREELEQSSSPWVAQVLATGQRIGAVRDDVPPSLLIAVVMGMGEAMDVWLMSQDVDDSDLPALTEALMSMIRRAVGH is encoded by the coding sequence ATGGTCCGTCCCCGATTCACCCGATTGCCCGCCGCTCAGCAGCAGGCGATCGTCCAGGCGGCCCTCGACGAGTTCGCGACACGAGGGTTCCATGACGCATCGCTCAATCGGGTGATCGATGCCGCCGGCATCTCGAAGGGGTCGATGTACTACTACTTCGACGGCAAGGAGGACCTGTACGCCTACGTCGCGCAGTCGGGTCTTGCCGGGCTGTTCGAGCAGGTCGGTCCGCTTCCCGATCTGGATTCGGGCGATGCCGACGCGTTCTGGTCGATTCTGAGCGACTACTACCTCCGGCTGATGCGAGTGCTCGCCGCTTCACCGCAACTGGCGGCCATGCTGCGCGGCTGGGCCGCGGCGGCGAAGAGTCCGGCGTCACAGCAGGCAAGGGAGGAGCTGGAGCAGTCCTCCTCCCCCTGGGTCGCGCAGGTGCTCGCCACCGGCCAACGGATCGGAGCGGTGCGCGATGACGTCCCACCCTCCCTGCTGATCGCCGTCGTGATGGGCATGGGCGAGGCCATGGATGTCTGGCTCATGTCGCAGGACGTCGACGACAGTGACCTGCCCGCGCTCACTGAAGCGCTGATGAGCATGATCCGAAGAGCCGTCGGGCACTGA
- a CDS encoding FAD-binding domain: MKILIVGAGIAGPTLAFWLNRSGHEVTIVEHAPTLRSGGYLVDFWGAGFDVAERMGIVPELCRRGYVFTEARAVDRNGRRIASLDPESVIESNERYLSIPRTDLAAVIYESLGGAAELMLGDTVQDVVDDGQRVEVAFESGVTRHFDLVIGADGLHSRVRKLAFGPEEQFEKYLGMVVAAIDVDQYPERDELVAMMHADVGFQAIRLSFRDDATLLLFSLRYDGEVPTERAEQESLLRLKLGDKGWEVPQMLAAMSDAKNFYFDAVSQIRMPSWSTGRIALVGDAGACPSFLAGQGSALAMVEAYTLAAELARTSDHREAFARYEERLMPLIRSKQDAARGLGVAFAPKNRFQLLVRNSAMKLMGLPKIGDIVMGRSFHDRVELPAFPEQTPAH, translated from the coding sequence ATGAAGATCCTGATCGTGGGGGCCGGGATCGCCGGCCCGACCCTGGCGTTCTGGTTGAACAGGTCAGGACACGAGGTCACCATCGTGGAACACGCCCCGACGTTGCGCAGCGGCGGCTATCTGGTCGATTTCTGGGGCGCCGGTTTCGATGTGGCGGAGCGAATGGGCATCGTGCCCGAACTGTGCAGGCGCGGCTACGTGTTCACCGAGGCGAGAGCGGTCGATCGGAACGGCCGAAGGATCGCATCGCTCGATCCGGAATCGGTGATCGAGTCGAACGAGCGGTATCTGAGCATCCCGCGCACGGATCTGGCCGCTGTCATCTACGAATCCCTCGGAGGCGCAGCGGAGCTGATGCTCGGCGACACCGTGCAAGACGTCGTCGATGACGGCCAGCGCGTCGAGGTCGCCTTCGAGAGTGGAGTGACCCGTCACTTCGATCTCGTCATCGGAGCGGACGGCCTGCACTCGCGGGTGCGCAAGCTCGCCTTCGGACCGGAGGAGCAGTTCGAGAAGTATCTCGGCATGGTGGTGGCCGCGATCGACGTGGATCAGTATCCAGAGCGGGACGAGCTCGTCGCGATGATGCATGCCGATGTCGGATTCCAGGCGATCCGCCTATCCTTCCGCGATGACGCCACGCTGCTCCTGTTCAGCCTCCGGTACGACGGCGAGGTGCCGACCGAGCGCGCGGAACAGGAGAGCCTGCTGCGCCTGAAGCTGGGCGACAAGGGGTGGGAGGTTCCGCAGATGCTCGCTGCCATGAGCGATGCGAAGAACTTCTACTTCGATGCTGTCAGCCAGATCCGGATGCCGTCGTGGTCGACCGGTCGCATCGCTCTGGTGGGCGATGCCGGCGCATGTCCGTCGTTCCTGGCGGGCCAGGGCTCGGCACTGGCGATGGTGGAGGCGTACACGCTGGCTGCGGAGCTCGCCCGAACGAGCGACCACCGGGAGGCGTTCGCCCGTTACGAGGAGCGTCTGATGCCGCTGATCCGGTCCAAGCAGGATGCAGCACGGGGCTTGGGTGTGGCATTCGCGCCGAAGAACAGGTTCCAGCTTCTCGTGAGGAATTCGGCGATGAAGCTGATGGGACTGCCGAAGATCGGCGACATCGTGATGGGCCGGAGCTTCCATGATCGCGTCGAGCTTCCGGCGTTCCCCGAGCAGACTCCGGCACACTGA
- a CDS encoding Rieske (2Fe-2S) protein: MPAIAAATRPLIHWIQRQKALDPLGEKVSGWVHAATRPKSVKNVLSGSWLGHQLHPMLTDLPIGAWGAAVALDLTGGEKTAARRLVGLGILASAPTALAGASDWSDTYGEDKRVGLVHALANASASALQTTSWLMRRRGHHMAGAALSLVALGLTLSSAYLGGHLSFVRGIGVNRTAFQEPADSWTDVATDAEITEGTLRRVEVDGVPVLLVRTAGTVRALSAVCTHAGGPLDEGTLDADGCVTCPWHGSRFRLQDGTVDRGPASVPETCWDVRVDDGRILVRPAG; this comes from the coding sequence ATGCCCGCCATCGCAGCCGCCACGCGACCCCTGATCCACTGGATCCAACGCCAGAAAGCACTGGATCCTCTTGGGGAGAAGGTGTCCGGGTGGGTGCACGCGGCCACCCGACCCAAGTCGGTGAAGAACGTGCTCTCCGGCTCCTGGCTCGGGCACCAGCTGCATCCGATGCTCACGGATCTGCCGATCGGAGCGTGGGGTGCGGCTGTTGCCCTCGATCTCACTGGAGGTGAGAAGACCGCGGCGCGCCGGCTCGTCGGGCTCGGGATCCTGGCATCCGCTCCGACGGCGCTCGCAGGAGCATCCGACTGGTCGGACACCTACGGCGAGGACAAGCGCGTCGGGCTCGTGCATGCCCTCGCAAACGCCTCGGCGAGCGCGCTGCAGACGACGTCCTGGCTGATGCGCCGACGCGGGCACCACATGGCCGGCGCAGCCCTGAGCCTCGTCGCACTCGGACTCACGCTCAGCTCCGCCTACCTGGGAGGTCATCTCTCCTTCGTCCGCGGCATCGGCGTCAACCGCACCGCCTTCCAGGAGCCCGCGGATTCGTGGACCGACGTCGCGACGGATGCCGAGATCACCGAAGGGACTCTGCGACGCGTCGAGGTCGACGGGGTGCCCGTGCTGCTGGTCAGGACCGCGGGCACGGTCCGAGCCCTGTCGGCTGTGTGCACCCATGCCGGCGGGCCGCTCGACGAGGGCACCCTCGACGCGGACGGGTGCGTCACCTGCCCCTGGCACGGCAGCCGCTTCCGCCTGCAGGACGGCACGGTCGATCGCGGGCCGGCCAGCGTGCCCGAGACGTGCTGGGACGTGCGCGTCGACGACGGGCGCATCCTCGTGCGGCCCGCCGGCTGA
- a CDS encoding toll/interleukin-1 receptor domain-containing protein, protein MASNDGFWSYVHNDDDASFGKIVQLGRDLKSQYEMVTGTSVELFLDRDSLAWGDAWESVIHSNLGTVAFFIPVITPAYFKSAACRAELERFAERTSKEGLKGLLLPILWVPSSELDEEASTDPLVQIVKDRQWEDWTYLRHDERGSSEYSKTLEKMAKRIQRANEAADLAEAAALPESDDAADGDEADDEPGRLEKLAEMEENVNLWMDDIVEANEGLKQMGEIAQARTAEMNVDPRARTFAGRLTLVRQIAGELQAPADRIKEAGIAFAMKVSAVDEGVRIIIDSAPEEIAADPEAIEQFRSFFNQLRDLDAVTTTVDSQLSGFVSSIAPLQKQSRDMKKPVEAATVGVTRIQAAIGIIHDWIALIDSAEIPDEEE, encoded by the coding sequence ATGGCATCCAATGACGGCTTCTGGTCCTATGTTCACAATGACGACGACGCATCATTCGGCAAGATCGTGCAGCTGGGGCGTGATCTGAAAAGTCAGTACGAGATGGTTACTGGCACGAGCGTCGAGTTGTTCCTTGACCGGGACTCATTGGCGTGGGGAGACGCGTGGGAGTCGGTCATCCACAGCAACCTCGGTACCGTCGCCTTCTTCATCCCCGTCATCACGCCGGCTTACTTCAAGAGCGCGGCATGCCGGGCGGAGCTTGAACGCTTCGCCGAGCGTACGTCCAAGGAAGGACTGAAGGGGCTGTTGCTTCCGATTCTGTGGGTGCCGAGCAGTGAACTCGATGAAGAAGCCTCGACAGATCCGCTCGTACAGATCGTCAAGGATCGCCAGTGGGAGGACTGGACGTACTTGCGTCACGACGAGCGTGGATCTTCCGAGTACAGCAAGACGCTCGAGAAGATGGCGAAGCGCATTCAGCGGGCCAACGAAGCAGCCGACCTCGCCGAAGCCGCTGCGCTTCCTGAGAGTGACGACGCGGCGGACGGCGACGAGGCGGACGACGAACCCGGGCGTCTCGAGAAGCTCGCTGAGATGGAAGAGAACGTAAACCTCTGGATGGATGACATTGTCGAGGCGAACGAGGGCTTGAAGCAGATGGGGGAGATCGCACAGGCCCGCACCGCTGAAATGAATGTGGATCCCCGGGCGAGGACTTTCGCAGGAAGGCTCACGCTCGTTCGACAGATTGCAGGCGAACTGCAGGCACCCGCGGATCGGATCAAGGAAGCGGGAATCGCCTTCGCGATGAAGGTGTCTGCCGTCGACGAGGGGGTGCGTATCATCATCGATTCCGCGCCCGAAGAGATTGCCGCTGATCCGGAGGCGATCGAGCAGTTCAGGTCGTTCTTCAACCAGCTGCGCGATCTCGACGCGGTGACGACCACCGTTGACAGTCAACTGTCTGGCTTCGTCTCATCGATCGCTCCCTTGCAGAAGCAGTCGCGCGACATGAAGAAGCCGGTCGAGGCCGCAACGGTGGGCGTGACGCGCATTCAGGCAGCGATCGGCATCATCCACGACTGGATCGCCCTCATCGATTCGGCGGAGATCCCGGACGAGGAAGAGTAA
- the msrB gene encoding peptide-methionine (R)-S-oxide reductase MsrB produces MSHEYSKTPEALSRLTAHQYDVTQNGGTEPAFRNEYWDNHEDGIYVDVVSGQPLFSSIDKFESGTGWPSFTRPIEADAVRAKNDYSHGMIRTEVLSVGAESHLGHLFDDGPAAAGGQRYCMNSASLRFVPASELDAEGYGQFRAQFEAAGDEEKAS; encoded by the coding sequence ATGTCGCACGAGTACAGCAAGACCCCCGAGGCGCTGAGCCGTCTCACCGCGCACCAGTACGACGTCACGCAGAACGGTGGCACGGAGCCGGCGTTCCGCAACGAGTACTGGGACAACCACGAGGACGGCATCTACGTCGACGTGGTCTCCGGACAGCCGTTGTTCTCGTCGATCGACAAGTTCGAGAGCGGCACGGGCTGGCCGAGCTTCACCAGGCCGATCGAGGCGGATGCCGTCCGCGCGAAGAACGACTACTCGCACGGGATGATCCGCACCGAGGTCCTCTCGGTCGGAGCGGAGAGCCACCTCGGTCACCTCTTCGACGACGGGCCGGCTGCGGCCGGCGGGCAGCGGTACTGCATGAACTCCGCATCGTTGCGCTTCGTGCCTGCGTCGGAGCTCGATGCAGAGGGATACGGACAGTTCCGGGCGCAGTTCGAGGCGGCCGGAGACGAGGAGAAGGCATCATGA